The Gadus macrocephalus chromosome 1, ASM3116895v1 DNA window ACAAGTCTTAAGGACATCATCAAGGAGCGAAGAGGGCCATCGATGAAGAGGGCGCTTAccgaagccgccgccgccgccgccgccgccgccgccggagcTGGAGCTGCTTATGGAGCTCGAGATATGGGCAGTCGATGTGCCAGAGCCAATCCTGTGAAGAAGTGGCCCAAGATGAGTATTTCGCTTGTTTCCAATACCACCGCTAATACAGAGCTTATTCTCCAACTGTCGTCTtacctgctctcctctccctccagcagCTTCCTGTAGGTGGCGATTTCAATGTCCAGGGCCAGTTTGACGTTCATGAGCTCCTGGTACTCGCGCACCTGGCGGGCCATGTCCTGCTTGGCTCTCTGCAGGGCCTCCTCCAGTTCCCTGATGCGGAGCTTGGCGTCTTTTACCGCCAGCTCACCGCGCTGCTCTGCCTCTGCGATCTGGGCCTCCAATGAAGCACGCTGAAAGGAGGAAGGAAAGATCAGCGAAACAGCAGTGATAATTGAGTTGTCTAAGGAGCCCGTGTGAGCCCAAGGTCTCTATAAACTGTATCAGCAATGGTCCTGTAACCATGCGACACTCACCTGAGACTTGACGTTCTCGATCTCGTTCTGCAGGCGGCTGATCATGCGGCTGATCTCGGCGATCTCGCTCTTGGTGTTGCGGACGTTCTCGCCGTACTGGCCAGCCGAAGTCTGCATCTCCTCGAACTAAGAGAGACGGTTGGAAAGGACACGTGGTTCGTCAGTTATCCTTGCACATTTATGGTCTTCCGACTTCTGGGTTTCTCCATTACTCCGTTCCACCGCTCACCTTCTGCTTGTACCAGCCCTCGGCCTCGCCACGGGTGCGGTTGGCGATTTCCTCGTACTGGGCGCGCACTTCAGCCACGATGGAGTCCATGTCCAGACCACGGCTGTTGTCCATCTCGACGATGACCGACGTGTCCTTGATCTGTCCCTGGAGCTCACGCAGCTCCTGGATGAGTAGAAGGGAGAATGCGTATGTAATATGTGTATGTAATACTATTGGCTATTGACCCTTTGAACTACAGTTCACAGGGTAGCCAGACATAACACGGGAGGAAGGTCAAATGCCATAGAGCCTTCCCTTACCGCTTCGTAAACTGCTCTGAGGAAGTTGATTTCATCTTGAAGGGCATCAACTCTAGCTTCCAGCTCAATCTTGTTCATGTAAGCGCCATCCACACCCTACAAGGTGAGGAGAAAACATTGCACGGCTGTGAGATTCGCTCTTTTGTCCACTGGCTTTAAGGGTACCCAGACCAATGCAGCCACTGGACCAACTTAACCCGATAAGGGTTACCAAAGTTGACTCACCTTCTTGAGCAGCACAAACTCGTTCTCCACGGATGCACGTTTGTTGATTTCATCCTCATATCTAAAAGGGAAATAAGAGGCAGAAATATAATAGGTAAGTACTCACTCACTAACCATACCACCAATTTGTAGTTTTCATGTTTTGCATgtttcccaggatgcatttcgttTTGTTGTCCGTTTAGCCAACTCACTTGTTCTTGAAGTCCTCTACCAGACCCTGCATGTTCCTGTGCTCTCCCTCCAGCTTCATCTTCTCGTTGCCCAGGCCATCGAGCTGTCTGCGAAGGTTGGCGATGTAGGCCTCGAACATGGCGTCGATGTTGGAGCGGGAGGTGGTCTGCTCCTGCAGCAGGCTCCACTTGGTCTCCAGCATCTTGTTCTGCTGCTCCAGGAAGCGCACCTGGACGGGGGGGAAGAGACGAAGACAAGGCCGTTTAGATCCGTTGTGGATAAAAGTGAGGCATTGTGTCACATTGTAAAAAGCCCAAAAAAGTTtagatgaaataaaataaaaataagtgtgACCATGTAGTACCTGCGCAGTAACAACCCATTGTTTGTATTTATCTTATTGGCATACTTTTGTGCTTTCATACTTTCCCCTACCCGCCGGTTTCAATTAAACCTGCAGCCCTCATACTGATTCAGCTTGCCGGCATTATTGAAAACCGTTAATTGTAGCCCTGACATCTAGAATAAAAAATCTATTCATGTTATTTTCCTGAAAACACCTTCTGtgatgcttgcatgtgtgtgtgtgtgtgtgtgtgtgtgtctgtgtgagctcTTCGTCAAATGTGTAGGATCCACTCTATCACAATGTCATTATTGGTTTTTAAATGGCTCACTTCAGGTAGAGCCTTGTGAGCAAGGTGCGCAATATCAGGTtgctgtataatatataatgagCTCTGGggtctaagagagagagagagagggtaggagagagagcgatagacacACCTGCGTGTGTAGCCGATAAAATGTACGCATCGGCTGGAGAAGCTGAACCCCGCCTGGCGGCTGTCTCTCACCTTGTCGATGAAGGAGGCGAAGCGGTTGTTGAGGCCCTTGATCTGCTCCTTCTCGTGGGTGCGGACGGTCTGGATGTTGGGGTCGATGTCAACGTTCATGGGGGCCAGCAGGCTATGGTTGGAGGTGACGGCGACGATTCCGCCACCCAttccgccgccaccgccacccatTCCCATGCCCATTCCACCATACATGCTCATGCccatgccgccgccgccgaagcCGCCGCCGCTGGACATTAGGAAactgccaccgccaccgccacccatCATGCTACCCGAACTGAAGCCTCCCGATCTTGCGCCATAGCTGCTGGATGCCGACCTCCTcatgcctccacctcctcccataGATTGGGAGGAAAAACTGCTTCTggcaccgccaccgccgccagaGCTGAAGCCgaagctgctgccgccgccgccgccagagcTGAAGCCgaagctgctgccgccgccgccgccgccagcctTTGAGCTGGAGGTAAAGGATCTTCTGCTTGATGACACCTGCATCCTGGATGCTTGTGTTTCCTCTGACCggagagcggaggaggagagaaaggacgGAGGCAGGTAGGAGTAATGGAGCTCACAGAGAGGAGAGTCAAGTTCCTCTAAGTGCCTTCTCTATGGCCGCCGCTGACTATTTAtgctctggggagggggaggagtctgcCGCCGATGTGCCCGCCCCTCACCTCTCCTGCTCCACGCCCACACCCATCCCAGCCTGAACCACCAGGCCCTGAGGGCGCTCTCCCTCCTGCATGGAGGCCTGCTGCTGCAGCCTAGCCCATCCGACAGGTAGGAGCAGGCCACACCCAGACGCTCCTCACAAATGACAAATGGTAGAAGGGCCTCAGGGGGGTTGCGAGCAGATTCTTGGCAGAGGATCCTCACCCGTGAACCGCCAACGGGCGAATAGAGTAAAAAACTCACAACGGCAGCTTGGGGCAGACAGAGTAAAAGACAGTTTCGACGGAAAACTTTGTTAACATGTCAGCAAGTTGGGGAATTTGAAACCAATTTTGCGAGCATCTTAATAGATTTATAAACAGGCATAGACCTGCATATACCTAATAAGGTATAATTTGGTTGAAATGTAAGAATAAATAGAATGCACTGCATGAGATATAGgggtaaagggctgattatggtcccacgctCATGCAACGCAAGGAGGTTACGGACCTCTTACGTCCCTGTGGACGCTCGacggctgcatgcttcagcgttggtgttacgttgttgcgcaaaatttactcaaagcaattcatgctcccttttaggttgcgcgtgttgcgcgtgttgccaagcaatttaccgccagaacagtaggtggagtaatatgtggagtaaagtttttcgttgaagacgacctcgagaatgacgtctttgtctgtgggagtcgttggtttgtttatgtgccaaagtttgatgatctcctttcgcgagtcctccgatatcttcccgactctcaccaaaaccggcccttgtcagggagcagctggcagattcttttttgtcagatgctggcgtgctTCCCcaccagtaggcctacaatgtgctacgattgggtatgcgcactgaccaatacatatatatacattggtcacttggaagcatgacttttgattcattagttatcatgttacacaagttacctaatttggtttacgtcaaactcattaattcatatccatatgtAACCGGCCTCATTCAAGCAGCCTCCATTAGGTGACGACGGAGAAGTAGGACACAGGGTTGATctccacacaaacacttttatttagtagTGACCCACCAATTATTCGGTTGACGTCAGACCACCGCAAGCATTTATAATATAAACGTTTACAAAATCTcaataaaaaacacagaaataaaacatacaaagaAACCCCTAATGGGAAATGTACATACAGTGACCCACCTGTGTcacacagaaacaatagggggcGCAACCGCCGTCAGATTAGCTTGTGGAAACCTGAACACAACgtggtcggatgaaatatatCAACGGGCATCCCACACATCAGCTGACACTACCCCCCACCCTCGCAATGTACATTGTCATCCATCGtataaaacacatttcaatGACAGTATGGCGGCAATATGTACAATTAAACAGAATAATATCAACATATGAAACAGGAGCCACGAGGAGCGCGACTTACCAATTATTCGGTTGACGTCAGACAACCGGACGTTGCGTCAACCGGCGTTACAGACACAGCGCGAAGTTCGAagacttttcaaaataaaaacacaaacaccacaacgGGTGATACAATAAAACTAAACCAATAAATGAATTGGGGCGGAATCTATAACACAACATACAACACTTGTTACATTCACCCCTCCTAGATTCCGCCAAAATCACATCACACCACAGCAGACTCACGGACACCCGCACCCACCCGGCAAGGACATACGGCGGAACCACTGGTCCCACCCTCAAGCCCGAGGCCGCCTACACCAGTAGACCAGGGGAAGACCATAGCCAGTCACTACCCCACCTGTGAAATAATGTGCTGCCTGTTACACCACACAAAATGTCCCACCCTGCCTAGGTGCTGTATCCCATGTCAAGCCCACTGCCTGTGAGTGGATCACACCAACATCAAAaaggagagaaaaaataaataaaataaaaaataaaatcctaTGGTATCACGAAACCATAACCTGCCCCATTGATTCTATCAGTCGGTGAACTGGTTTTCTAACCCTCCCCCTACGGGAACTAGCAACATCCTGCAACGTTGTGGAAATATCACAACCGTCACCCCCAAATGAAGGCATAGAACTGGACACAAAACGAGGGGCATGAACATTTAAACCACTCTGCTCTGCCTGTTGCGACTCTGACACTTCATCACTACTCATGTCCGACGTGTGCAAGCGACCAccaaccacccccaccagcgCCTCAGACATGATAGATGACTCCGAGTCAGTTTCCACAGAGGAGTCCTCAACCTGACTCTCTTGGCTCACTGTCAAATCCACATCATTTACACTAGAGGAATAACTGTGTCCCTGATCTAATGGTCTGGACTCTGATCCGTCCCCACCCAGATCGACACTTGTGTCGCCTTGCTCCACATCTTCCCCCACAGGGATAAAACTGATGAAATTGCGATGCACTACTCTGACAACGCCTTTGTCATTTTCCACCCGGTACGTGTGAGTATGCAAATTCCTGTCCCTGACCGTGTACACCCTGGGGCTCCACTTATCAGCCAATTTCCTCTTTCCCAACACTCCCTTATTGGCAATAAGCAGTCCTTCTCCCTCAAGGGAAGACACCGCAACATTGAGCCCAACGTGCGGTTGAAGCGTTCTGTCCCCCCGTTACCCATGGGATGGTAAGCAGTAGTACGAGACTTTGTGACCCCTGCAAGCCTAAGTAGCTCTGCGATAAGTTCGCTTTCAAAATTAGCCCCTTGGTCAGTATGTATACGCTCAGgaaacccatacacacagaagACATGGTCCCACAGTTTCTTAGCCACTTGCTTTGCTGTCTGATTCATGCATGGAAATGCGTGCGCCAACTTAGTAAAATGATCCGTGACTACCAGAACATCTACTGATCGCTGTTTGTTGTCCTCCGCACTCCAGAAATCTAAACAGACTAGCTCCATAGGGGCAGAAGTCCTGATACTTTCAAGCGGGGCGCGAGCCGAAGGCTCAGGGGTCTTAGCTAGGATACACCTTGGGCAACACTTAACGTATTCTTTAACATCCTGCTCCATTTTGGGCCAAAAGAAACGTTGCCTGGCCAGGTGTAACGTTCTAGCCTGTCCCTGATGCCCTGCTGTGTTGTGCAAACCATGCAACGCCTTTTCTTTCAAACTCTCAGGTAGAACAAACTGTTGCCTTCTTTGCTTGGTAaactggtccttaatgacccggTACAGAACACCATCGTGCACTTTGAGCCTTTCCCACTGCTTCATTAGCGCTAGATCCCTAGCACTAAACCTGGCTCTCTCTCGCCTCGATGGGCGCCTCCTGCGGATGACAAACGGCACAATCCTATAGATCGTATCGTCATGCTCCTGGCAACGCTGGAGCTCATCGAGTGTGAATACTGGCAGTGAGTCCTGTCCTGGCGGTACTAGTCCTTGTACCGACTGTGCCAATTCCACCGCCCTTGACCCCACCGCCACATCCCATTGATCATGACACTCTAAGACCGCCCTAACGGCGCCGCTGTCCCAACTCCCAGGTGACCCATGCCGGCTAGACACTTCACTACGCTCTGGTTCCCCCGCCTGCTGGCACAAGACTTTCAACCGGAAAGTATCTTGGATGCCATCATAATCGACATTCTCTGACTCTGTCAGTAAATGGTGATACTGTTCTGTGATGAGCCTATGACTCACTGGCCTAGCGAAAGGGTCCCTGCTGAGCGTGTCCGCGACAACATTTTTCGTGCCCGCAATGTGTTTCAAGTCGAATGTGTACGGTGCTAGTTTGGACACCCACCGTTGCTCGCATGCGTCCAGTTTGGGTTTGGTCAAGATATAGGTGAGGGGGTTGTTGTCCGTCCATACTGTAAAATGGGTTCCCCTCAACCAGTGACTAAACTTGTCACACACGCTCCACTTGAGTGCCAAGAATTCGAGCCGATGGGCCGGGTAATTCTTTTGCGAACTACTGAGGGTTTTACTTGCGAACGCAATGGGGCGTGCTTTCTCCTCGCCTTCTGGCACCTGTGACAACACGGCTCCTAGGCCATCTAATGACGCGTCAATCGACAAAATAAGGGGTCGGGTGAAATTTCGGTGCGACAGAACAACAGTTTAGCAAACTGTCCTTCAAATTCTCCACTGCCCTGTCGCACTCATCAGTCCAATCAGCTGGGACAAGCCGGCGATATGACCCCACCTTCGAGTTCTTTTTCGTCCTCCCCCGCCTCTTTTGTCCACCCGTAAGTGCGAAAAGTGGTTTGGCTACAGCCGAGCAATTTGGGATGAAATGTTGGTAGTAAAATACCATGCCTAGAAATGACTTTATTCTCTTCACCGAGGGTGTGCAACCGTCATTCTCCATCAAATGTGCCTTGTTCATTTTTTGAATGGCCTCCACCTTTGCTGGGTCTACGGACACTCCATTTCCATCTACAATATGTCCTAGAAACTTGATGGAAGACCGCAGTAAATAGCACTTTTTGGGGCTCAACTTCAAATGGTACTGCCTTAGTAGTTGAAAAACCACTTCCAGTCTGTCTAATGCTTCCTTCTCTGTCGGGGCAAACACAAGCAGGTCATCGAGGTAACACAACAGACTGCTGAAGTTCAAATCCCCAAAGATGCTAAGCATCATGCGCATAAATGATGCAGGGCTGTTGCAAAGCCCCATGGGCATCCTGTTGT harbors:
- the LOC132462580 gene encoding keratin, type II cytoskeletal cochleal-like translates to MQVSSSRRSFTSSSKAGGGGGGSSFGFSSGGGGGSSFGFSSGGGGGARSSFSSQSMGGGGGMRRSASSSYGARSGGFSSGSMMGGGGGGSFLMSSGGGFGGGGMGMSMYGGMGMGMGGGGGGMGGGIVAVTSNHSLLAPMNVDIDPNIQTVRTHEKEQIKGLNNRFASFIDKVRFLEQQNKMLETKWSLLQEQTTSRSNIDAMFEAYIANLRRQLDGLGNEKMKLEGEHRNMQGLVEDFKNKYEDEINKRASVENEFVLLKKGVDGAYMNKIELEARVDALQDEINFLRAVYEAELRELQGQIKDTSVIVEMDNSRGLDMDSIVAEVRAQYEEIANRTRGEAEGWYKQKFEEMQTSAGQYGENVRNTKSEIAEISRMISRLQNEIENVKSQRASLEAQIAEAEQRGELAVKDAKLRIRELEEALQRAKQDMARQVREYQELMNVKLALDIEIATYRKLLEGEESRIGSGTSTAHISSSISSSSSGGGGGGGGGGFGKRPLHRWPSSLLDDVLKTCLVFL